CTGGTGTGAATCTGAAGTTCTCAAGTTTTCCATCTAACAATTTCTTCGTGTTGAATTCCGTTGTCCTGGAGATTCTGTCAATTTCTTCTCTTAACTGGTTGAGTTCTGCTTGTATCTGGTTCCTATCTACGTCTGTGTTCGTATCGCTTGATGCTTGTACTGCAAGTTCCCTCATCCTTTGGAGTATCGAGTGTACTTCTGTCAGTGCTCCTTCTGCTGTCTGAATCAAGCTGATAGCGTCTTGCGAGTTCTTGATTGCCATGTCAAGACCTTTGATTTGTCCCCTCATCTTTTCACTGATTGCCAAACCCGCTGCGTCGTCACTTGCTCTGTTGATCTTTAATCCAGATGAGAGTCTCTCAAGTGTCTTGCTCATGTCCATGTTCGTCATGCTGATGTTTCTCCAGCTGTTCAGTGCGCTAATGTTGTGGTTAATCCTCATACCTCTCCACCTCCATGTGGTTTTTGTCCTTAGTTCTCAAAGTTATTTTTCGGGGATCCCCACTTCCCGAAATCCATTGTTATTATCGGAAAAAACAAAGGACTTCTTTAGCTTAAAATATCTCTGAAAAAAATTTTTGAACGATTTCGGAATTTACAAAGTCTAAATACGTGAAAGCAAAAAATCTCTTTTCGTCCATGCCCTGTAGGGAGGGATGGTTATGCGTATCAATAATAACGTCGGTATGTGGGCAATAAGGTATTTGCAAAATCTCCAATCAACACAGAATACACAAGCTCAAAGTTTGGCACAGGCTACTATTCCTATTCAACAAAGCGTAGCTTCAACTGTAATTGCTGAAAGGATTCGTTCGCAAGTGAACGGTTACCGTGAGGTAATGATGAGTGTGTACAACGCAATTGGTGTTATGAACGTTGCGGAAGGCGGTATTCAGAACGTATCGAGCAATCTCCAAAGAATGAGAGAACTTGCAGTACAGGCTTCCAACGGAACGTTATCGGAAGCTGACAGAACGGCTTTGCAGCAGGAATTTAGTCAGTTAGCGCAAGGCATTAACAGGGTTGTCGAGCAGACAACCTATAACAACAGGAGAGTTATTGGCGGTGATATTAGAGACATGCAAGTGCAACTTGGTCCAAATGAAGGTCAGCAAATGAGAGTCACCCTCCCGGGCATGGACATTAGATCTCTTGGGTTGGAAAACGTTAATCTCAACAATGTCGAAAATGCGCAGAATGCACTTAAGGCATTAGACACAGCGATCGAAAGTGTTTCGAATACGCGTTCTTACGTAGGCAGTGTAACAAACAGATTGGAAGGCGCTGCAAGGAATCTAAGTACAACAATGCTCAACCTCACCTCCTCCGTGAGTACATTGACAGACACAGACATGGCACGTGGAGTAATGGACTGGTTAAGGACACGATTGCAACA
Above is a genomic segment from Fervidobacterium gondwanense DSM 13020 containing:
- a CDS encoding flagellin, which translates into the protein MRINNNVGMWAIRYLQNLQSTQNTQAQSLAQATIPIQQSVASTVIAERIRSQVNGYREVMMSVYNAIGVMNVAEGGIQNVSSNLQRMRELAVQASNGTLSEADRTALQQEFSQLAQGINRVVEQTTYNNRRVIGGDIRDMQVQLGPNEGQQMRVTLPGMDIRSLGLENVNLNNVENAQNALKALDTAIESVSNTRSYVGSVTNRLEGAARNLSTTMLNLTSSVSTLTDTDMARGVMDWLRTRLQQQATIGIIGQSNANAMNVLRLLG